In Gemmatimonadota bacterium, the following are encoded in one genomic region:
- a CDS encoding tetratricopeptide repeat protein, which produces MDNTRTILFCLLASITLLSGCAEYRAYRHLDRAIALEANGDRETALAIFQAAVDICPEDAVLRRWLGRAYLRRSQYDAARTEFETALGLAPNYLILYRDLAVVNEALERPEAAIAWLEKAVLQVPAHRESYRDLVSLYLAHDQLSEAQSLLETVVEQWPKAMWAHFQLGGLYMVLKWPERAEEAYVQVLNIEPKNDNETEIQARTHGELGNVYYERKNYERAEEYYKKALELNPLDDSSLNNLAWIYAIQGIHLREGIRLSRRSLRLRPHTPSYLDTLAELHYQIGNTERAIFIIRQAIALDPDNPEVRAHLHRQLAKFISGGRGKV; this is translated from the coding sequence ATGGATAACACGCGTACAATTCTCTTTTGCTTGCTCGCATCCATCACGCTCTTGTCTGGCTGTGCAGAGTATCGGGCGTATCGCCATTTGGACCGTGCCATTGCTCTTGAGGCAAACGGCGACCGCGAAACAGCGCTGGCGATATTTCAGGCTGCAGTGGATATTTGCCCCGAAGACGCGGTTTTGCGGCGGTGGTTGGGCAGAGCATATTTGAGGCGCAGTCAATACGACGCAGCGAGAACCGAATTTGAAACTGCGCTCGGCTTGGCGCCCAATTATCTAATTTTGTACCGAGACCTCGCGGTCGTCAACGAAGCACTTGAGAGACCAGAAGCCGCTATCGCGTGGTTGGAAAAAGCCGTATTGCAGGTGCCCGCGCACCGAGAATCTTACCGAGACCTCGTCAGCCTCTATCTGGCCCACGACCAGTTGAGCGAAGCGCAATCCCTATTGGAAACCGTTGTCGAACAATGGCCAAAAGCGATGTGGGCACATTTTCAACTGGGCGGCCTTTATATGGTATTAAAATGGCCCGAGCGCGCCGAAGAAGCTTATGTACAGGTGCTGAATATTGAACCAAAAAACGACAATGAAACAGAAATACAAGCACGCACGCACGGCGAGTTGGGCAATGTCTATTACGAGCGCAAAAACTATGAGCGCGCCGAAGAATACTACAAAAAAGCACTGGAACTCAACCCCCTCGACGACAGCAGCCTGAACAATCTCGCCTGGATATACGCCATCCAGGGAATACACCTGCGCGAAGGCATTCGCTTATCGCGGCGGTCTTTGCGCCTGCGCCCACACACCCCATCCTACCTGGACACACTGGCCGAATTGCATTACCAGATAGGCAACACCGAGCGCGCCATCTTCATCATCCGCCAGGCCATTGCATTGGATCCAGACAACCCAGAAGTGCGCGCCCATCTCCATCGACAACTCGCCAAATTTATTTCTGGCGGACGGGGAAAGGTCTAA